The Acinonyx jubatus isolate Ajub_Pintada_27869175 chromosome D1, VMU_Ajub_asm_v1.0, whole genome shotgun sequence genome includes a window with the following:
- the USP2 gene encoding ubiquitin carboxyl-terminal hydrolase 2 isoform X3: MRTSYTVTLPEDPPAAPFPALAKELRPRSPLSPSLLLSTFVGLLLNKAKNSKSAQGLAGLRNLGNTCFMNSILQCLSNTRELRDYCLQRLYMRDLSHGSSVHTALMEEFAKLIQTIWTSSPNDVVSPSEFKTQIQRYAPRFVGYNQQDAQEFLRFLLDGLHNEVNRVTVRPKSNPENLDHLPDDEKGRQMWRKYLEREDSRIGDLFVGQLKSSLTCTDCGYCSTVFDPFWDLSLPIAKRGYPEVTLMDCMRLFTKEDVLDGDEKPTCCHCRARKRCIKKFSIQRFPKILVLHLKRFSESRIRTSKLTTFVNFPLRDLDLREFASENTNHAVYNLYAVSNHSGTTMGGHYTAYCRSPVTGEWHTFNDSSVTPMSSSQVRTSDAYLLFYELASPPSRM; encoded by the exons ATGCGCACCTCGTACACCGTGACCCTGCCCGAGgacccccccgccgccccctttCCCGCCCTCGCCAAGGAGCTGCGGCCGCGCTCCccgctctccccctccctgctgctcTCCACCTTCGTGGGGCTCCTGCTCAACAAAGCCAAG AATTCTAAGAGCGCCCAGGGTCTGGCTGGTCTTCGAAACCTTGGGAACACG TGCTTCATGAACTCCATTCTGCAGTGTCTGAGCAACACCCGGGAGCTGAGGGATTACTGCCTCCAGAGGCTCTACATGCGGGATCTCAGCCACGGCAGCAGTGTCCACACAGCCCTCATGGAAG AGTTTGCAAAACTAATCCAGACCATATGGACTTCATCCCCCAATGATGTGGTGAGCCCATCTGAGTTCAAGACCCAGATCCAGAGATACGCCCCGCGCTTCGTTGGCTATAA TCAGCAAGATGCTCAGGAGTTTCTGCGCTTTCTTCTGGATGGGCTCCACAACGAGGTGAACCGGGTAACAGTGAGGCCTAAGTCCAACCCTGAGAACCTCGATCATCTTCC TGATGATGAGAAAGGGCGACAGATGTGGAGGAAGTATCTAGAACGGGAAGACAGTCGGATTGGGG ATCTTTTTGTTGGGCAGCTAAAGAGCTCCCTGACGTGCACTGACTGTGGTTACTGCTCTACAGTCTTTGATCCCTTCTGGGACCTCTCCCTGCCCATCGCTAAG CGAGGTTATCCTGAGGTAACTTTAATGGACTGCATGAGGCTCTTCACCAAAGAGGATGTGCTTGATGGCGATGAAAAGCCA ACATGCTGTCACTGCCGAGCCAGAAAACGATGTATAAAGAAGTTCTCCATCCAGAGGTTCCCAAAGATCTTGGTGCTCC ATCTGAAGCGGTTCTCAGAATCCAGGATACGAACCAGCAAGCTCACAACATTTGTGAATTTCCCACTAAGAGACCTGGACTTGAGAGAATTTGCCTCAGAAAACACCA ACCACGCTGTTTACAACCTGTATGCTGTGTCCAATCACTCTGGAACCACCATGGGCGGCCATTATACAGCCTATTGCCGGAGTCCAGTGACGGGCGAATGGCACACTTTCAATGACTCCAG CGTCACACCCATGTCTTCCAGCCAAGTGCGTACCAGCGACGCCTATTTGCTCTTCTATGAATTGGCCAGTCCACCCTCCCGCATGTAG
- the USP2 gene encoding ubiquitin carboxyl-terminal hydrolase 2 isoform X1 gives MSQLSSTLKRYTESARYTDAPYAKSGYGTYTPSSYGANLAASFLEKEKLAFKPGPPTSFLTRPRTYGPSSILDYDRGRPLLRPDIIGGGKRAESQARGTERPSGSGLSGGSGFPYGVTNNSLSYLPGTARDQGITLTQKKSSSQSDLARDFSSLRTSDSYRIDPGNLGRSPMLARTRKELCALQGLYQAASRSEYLTDYLENYGRKGSAPQVPTQAPSSRVPEVLSPTYRPTGRYTLWEKSKGQAPGSSCSSSPGRDTMDTHCRTHALNDDPAVLSETVSYPHIHCNSHPPPHHPTCQCPLQALHHPGLSAEALKPPVFLVNSKSAQGLAGLRNLGNTCFMNSILQCLSNTRELRDYCLQRLYMRDLSHGSSVHTALMEEFAKLIQTIWTSSPNDVVSPSEFKTQIQRYAPRFVGYNQQDAQEFLRFLLDGLHNEVNRVTVRPKSNPENLDHLPDDEKGRQMWRKYLEREDSRIGDLFVGQLKSSLTCTDCGYCSTVFDPFWDLSLPIAKRGYPEVTLMDCMRLFTKEDVLDGDEKPTCCHCRARKRCIKKFSIQRFPKILVLHLKRFSESRIRTSKLTTFVNFPLRDLDLREFASENTNHAVYNLYAVSNHSGTTMGGHYTAYCRSPVTGEWHTFNDSSVTPMSSSQVRTSDAYLLFYELASPPSRM, from the exons ATGTCCCAGCTCTCCTCCACCCTGAAGCGCTACACAGAATCGGCCCGCTACACAGATGCCCCTTATGCCAAATCAGGCTATGGCACCTACACTCCCTCTTCCTATGGGGCCAACCTGGCTGCCTCCTTCCTGGAGAAGGAGAAGCTCGCCTTTAAGCCAGGCCCCCCAACCAGCTTCCTCACCCGTCCCCGTACCTACGGCCCCTCTTCCATCCTGGACTATGACAGGGGCCGCCCCCTGCTGAGACCCGACATCATCGGGGGTGGTAAGCGGGCAGAGAGCCAGGCTCGAGGCACTGAGCGGCCTTCAGGGAGCGGACTCAGCGGGGGCAGTGGATTCCCTTATGGAGTGACCAACAACTCCCTCAGCTACCTGCCCGGGACTGCCCGGGACCAGGGTATAACCTTGACCCAGAAGAAGTCCAGCAGTCAATCAGACCTGGCCCGGGATTTCTCCAGCCTCCGGACCTCAGATAGCTATCGGATAGACCCTGGGAACCTGGGCCGCAGCCCCATGCTGGCCCGCACGCGCAAGGAGCTGTGCGCCCTGCAGGGGCTCTATCAGGCAGCCAGCCGCTCGGAGTACCTGACAGACTACCTGGAGAACTATGGTCGAAAGGGCAGCGCCCCTCAGGTGCCCACCCAGGCCCCTTCCTCTCGAGTCCCTGAAGTCCTCAGCCCCACCTACCGACCCACTGGCCGTTACACTCTGTGGGAGAAGAGTAAGGGCCAGGCCCCTGGGTCCAGCTGCTCCAGCTCCCCAGGGCGAGACACCATG GACACCCATTGCAGGACGCATGCACTCAACGACGATCCAGCAGTACTCTCGGAAACGGTCAGCTACCCCCACATACACTGCAATTCTCACCCGCCACCTCACCACCCAACATGCCAGTGTCCCCTGCAGGCCCTGCACCATCCTGGACTGAGTGCTGAGGCCCTCAAACCGCCAGTGTTCCTTGTG AATTCTAAGAGCGCCCAGGGTCTGGCTGGTCTTCGAAACCTTGGGAACACG TGCTTCATGAACTCCATTCTGCAGTGTCTGAGCAACACCCGGGAGCTGAGGGATTACTGCCTCCAGAGGCTCTACATGCGGGATCTCAGCCACGGCAGCAGTGTCCACACAGCCCTCATGGAAG AGTTTGCAAAACTAATCCAGACCATATGGACTTCATCCCCCAATGATGTGGTGAGCCCATCTGAGTTCAAGACCCAGATCCAGAGATACGCCCCGCGCTTCGTTGGCTATAA TCAGCAAGATGCTCAGGAGTTTCTGCGCTTTCTTCTGGATGGGCTCCACAACGAGGTGAACCGGGTAACAGTGAGGCCTAAGTCCAACCCTGAGAACCTCGATCATCTTCC TGATGATGAGAAAGGGCGACAGATGTGGAGGAAGTATCTAGAACGGGAAGACAGTCGGATTGGGG ATCTTTTTGTTGGGCAGCTAAAGAGCTCCCTGACGTGCACTGACTGTGGTTACTGCTCTACAGTCTTTGATCCCTTCTGGGACCTCTCCCTGCCCATCGCTAAG CGAGGTTATCCTGAGGTAACTTTAATGGACTGCATGAGGCTCTTCACCAAAGAGGATGTGCTTGATGGCGATGAAAAGCCA ACATGCTGTCACTGCCGAGCCAGAAAACGATGTATAAAGAAGTTCTCCATCCAGAGGTTCCCAAAGATCTTGGTGCTCC ATCTGAAGCGGTTCTCAGAATCCAGGATACGAACCAGCAAGCTCACAACATTTGTGAATTTCCCACTAAGAGACCTGGACTTGAGAGAATTTGCCTCAGAAAACACCA ACCACGCTGTTTACAACCTGTATGCTGTGTCCAATCACTCTGGAACCACCATGGGCGGCCATTATACAGCCTATTGCCGGAGTCCAGTGACGGGCGAATGGCACACTTTCAATGACTCCAG CGTCACACCCATGTCTTCCAGCCAAGTGCGTACCAGCGACGCCTATTTGCTCTTCTATGAATTGGCCAGTCCACCCTCCCGCATGTAG
- the USP2 gene encoding ubiquitin carboxyl-terminal hydrolase 2 isoform X2, translated as MSQLSSTLKRYTESARYTDAPYAKSGYGTYTPSSYGANLAASFLEKEKLAFKPGPPTSFLTRPRTYGPSSILDYDRGRPLLRPDIIGGGKRAESQARGTERPSGSGLSGGSGFPYGVTNNSLSYLPGTARDQGITLTQKKSSSQSDLARDFSSLRTSDSYRIDPGNLGRSPMLARTRKELCALQGLYQAASRSEYLTDYLENYGRKGSAPQVPTQAPSSRVPEVLSPTYRPTGRYTLWEKSKGQAPGSSCSSSPGRDTMNSKSAQGLAGLRNLGNTCFMNSILQCLSNTRELRDYCLQRLYMRDLSHGSSVHTALMEEFAKLIQTIWTSSPNDVVSPSEFKTQIQRYAPRFVGYNQQDAQEFLRFLLDGLHNEVNRVTVRPKSNPENLDHLPDDEKGRQMWRKYLEREDSRIGDLFVGQLKSSLTCTDCGYCSTVFDPFWDLSLPIAKRGYPEVTLMDCMRLFTKEDVLDGDEKPTCCHCRARKRCIKKFSIQRFPKILVLHLKRFSESRIRTSKLTTFVNFPLRDLDLREFASENTNHAVYNLYAVSNHSGTTMGGHYTAYCRSPVTGEWHTFNDSSVTPMSSSQVRTSDAYLLFYELASPPSRM; from the exons ATGTCCCAGCTCTCCTCCACCCTGAAGCGCTACACAGAATCGGCCCGCTACACAGATGCCCCTTATGCCAAATCAGGCTATGGCACCTACACTCCCTCTTCCTATGGGGCCAACCTGGCTGCCTCCTTCCTGGAGAAGGAGAAGCTCGCCTTTAAGCCAGGCCCCCCAACCAGCTTCCTCACCCGTCCCCGTACCTACGGCCCCTCTTCCATCCTGGACTATGACAGGGGCCGCCCCCTGCTGAGACCCGACATCATCGGGGGTGGTAAGCGGGCAGAGAGCCAGGCTCGAGGCACTGAGCGGCCTTCAGGGAGCGGACTCAGCGGGGGCAGTGGATTCCCTTATGGAGTGACCAACAACTCCCTCAGCTACCTGCCCGGGACTGCCCGGGACCAGGGTATAACCTTGACCCAGAAGAAGTCCAGCAGTCAATCAGACCTGGCCCGGGATTTCTCCAGCCTCCGGACCTCAGATAGCTATCGGATAGACCCTGGGAACCTGGGCCGCAGCCCCATGCTGGCCCGCACGCGCAAGGAGCTGTGCGCCCTGCAGGGGCTCTATCAGGCAGCCAGCCGCTCGGAGTACCTGACAGACTACCTGGAGAACTATGGTCGAAAGGGCAGCGCCCCTCAGGTGCCCACCCAGGCCCCTTCCTCTCGAGTCCCTGAAGTCCTCAGCCCCACCTACCGACCCACTGGCCGTTACACTCTGTGGGAGAAGAGTAAGGGCCAGGCCCCTGGGTCCAGCTGCTCCAGCTCCCCAGGGCGAGACACCATG AATTCTAAGAGCGCCCAGGGTCTGGCTGGTCTTCGAAACCTTGGGAACACG TGCTTCATGAACTCCATTCTGCAGTGTCTGAGCAACACCCGGGAGCTGAGGGATTACTGCCTCCAGAGGCTCTACATGCGGGATCTCAGCCACGGCAGCAGTGTCCACACAGCCCTCATGGAAG AGTTTGCAAAACTAATCCAGACCATATGGACTTCATCCCCCAATGATGTGGTGAGCCCATCTGAGTTCAAGACCCAGATCCAGAGATACGCCCCGCGCTTCGTTGGCTATAA TCAGCAAGATGCTCAGGAGTTTCTGCGCTTTCTTCTGGATGGGCTCCACAACGAGGTGAACCGGGTAACAGTGAGGCCTAAGTCCAACCCTGAGAACCTCGATCATCTTCC TGATGATGAGAAAGGGCGACAGATGTGGAGGAAGTATCTAGAACGGGAAGACAGTCGGATTGGGG ATCTTTTTGTTGGGCAGCTAAAGAGCTCCCTGACGTGCACTGACTGTGGTTACTGCTCTACAGTCTTTGATCCCTTCTGGGACCTCTCCCTGCCCATCGCTAAG CGAGGTTATCCTGAGGTAACTTTAATGGACTGCATGAGGCTCTTCACCAAAGAGGATGTGCTTGATGGCGATGAAAAGCCA ACATGCTGTCACTGCCGAGCCAGAAAACGATGTATAAAGAAGTTCTCCATCCAGAGGTTCCCAAAGATCTTGGTGCTCC ATCTGAAGCGGTTCTCAGAATCCAGGATACGAACCAGCAAGCTCACAACATTTGTGAATTTCCCACTAAGAGACCTGGACTTGAGAGAATTTGCCTCAGAAAACACCA ACCACGCTGTTTACAACCTGTATGCTGTGTCCAATCACTCTGGAACCACCATGGGCGGCCATTATACAGCCTATTGCCGGAGTCCAGTGACGGGCGAATGGCACACTTTCAATGACTCCAG CGTCACACCCATGTCTTCCAGCCAAGTGCGTACCAGCGACGCCTATTTGCTCTTCTATGAATTGGCCAGTCCACCCTCCCGCATGTAG